From the Mesosutterella faecium genome, the window CTTTCCGGCTCCTGAAAAGCCGATGATGCCGTAGATGTCGCCCTTCTCAACGGAAAGCGAGACGCCGTCCACGGCGGTCACGCGGGCGCGGCCGGTGTCGTAGGTCTTTTTGATGTGTGTGAGTTCGATCATGCAGGGCCCTTACTGTTCGGCCACGCGCCGGGCGTGGTCGGCCTTGATGCGAGCGAGAAGCCCGGGGTCGAGGATGAGGTCGAGCGCGGTGAAGGCGAGAAGCCGGGCGCCGAGCCGGATCGAGGCGAGGCCCGACTCGCTGCAGGCCGCCTTCTTGAAGCCCTCGGTATGCGGAACGAGCTTTTCGCAGCTGATCTTGATCCAGGGCTGGATCGTCGGGACCACCTGGCTCACGTTGCCGACGTCGGAGGAGTCCTGAGCCCGGGGAGCCTCTTCTTCCGGGCAGGTCTCGCCCGCCTCGAGGAGGTGCTTCCGGTAGACGGCGTCGAAGGAGGGCGTCGGGACGAGGTTTTCGACCCGGTTCTGCGTGGGCTTCATCTCGCCTCTCGCGCCCGTCATGAGGGCCGCGCCCTCGACGATTTTCTCCACCTTTCCGTAGAGCGCCTCGAGCTTCGGGGCGGTTGCGGCGCGCAGGTAGAAGTACCCGCGCGCGTAGTCAGGCACCATGTTGGGAGCCTTGCCCCCGTCGGTGATGATGCCGTGGATGCGCACATCGGAGGTAACGTGCTGGCGGAGCGCGTTGATGCCGTTGTAGGTGAGGATCAGGGCGTCAAGCGCGTTGATCCCGCGCTCGGGCATGCTCGCCGCGTGGGCGGCCCGCCCGAAAAATTCGATCGAGACCGGGGCGCAGGCGATGTTCGCGGCCGAGAGCCGGTGGCCGGTCGCGCCCGGGTGGACGCAGAGCGCCGCGTCCACATCCTTGAAAAAGCCCTCGCGCACGAAGCTGCCCTTAGCGCTGCCGTTTTCTCCGCCTTCCTCGCCCGGAGTGCCGTAGACGCGGATCGTCCCGCCGGTCTGATCGACGACGGCCTTCAGCCCCACCGCCGCGAGCGAAGAGGTCGCCCCGAAGAGGTTGTGACCGCAGCCGTGCCCGAGACCCGCAAGAGCGTCGTATTCGGCGAGAAACACGATCACGGGGCCGGGCCGCGCGCTTTTGTACTCGGCGGTGAAGCCCGTCGGATGACCGGCGACTCCCACCTTCACGT encodes:
- a CDS encoding M20 family metallopeptidase, which gives rise to MPDITALHEAILERIAGRYPEYRQAAIDIHGHPETSNHEYFACGRLSDLLKSEGFDVKVGVAGHPTGFTAEYKSARPGPVIVFLAEYDALAGLGHGCGHNLFGATSSLAAVGLKAVVDQTGGTIRVYGTPGEEGGENGSAKGSFVREGFFKDVDAALCVHPGATGHRLSAANIACAPVSIEFFGRAAHAASMPERGINALDALILTYNGINALRQHVTSDVRIHGIITDGGKAPNMVPDYARGYFYLRAATAPKLEALYGKVEKIVEGAALMTGARGEMKPTQNRVENLVPTPSFDAVYRKHLLEAGETCPEEEAPRAQDSSDVGNVSQVVPTIQPWIKISCEKLVPHTEGFKKAACSESGLASIRLGARLLAFTALDLILDPGLLARIKADHARRVAEQ